In a genomic window of Candidatus Gorgyraea atricola:
- a CDS encoding DUF1926 domain-containing protein translates to MNKVYFALGLHFHQPVGNFSEILERAYEKCYKPFLEVYSKYPNIKMSLHLSGNLLDYFEKAHPEFLDKVKALIDRGQVEIMGGGYYEPILQAIPQKDRVGQIEMLSRYFENRFGKRPTGLWVPERVWSPEIIPDLAKCNMKYAVLDDAHLIKAGVSEDDLYGYFMTQDKDTKIAIFPSDKALRYIIPFRPPRDTIDYFRDIARKKTAPLFIYGDDAEKFGEWPYTHDWVYKKGWLDSFFKSLTRNQQWIETIRFSDYLSLFQPLKELHVPEASYEEMMEWANGSWMNYLERYPESNQMHKRMTLISERVTGLVNSPHFEANRNKVIEARRELYKGQTNCPYWHGVFGGIYMHHLRGAVYEHLINADRICDEVEETYQNGSVNTRDIDFYNDGNSTVICENKDFFLCIDPASGGVIRELDYKPRSVNFVNTLARRKESYHTKILERINNKVTEPLAIQEAIKKVDPRIKKGIFYDKFKRACLVDHFIDKDLEKNDFADCNYADDGDFAEGRYNVAEEEGRVLLSRTGKLGDKSIEVMKAVSLSSAKEVGIVYTLKNKSSSRINTCFGTELNIAMPGGETDKFVRSGNAFSVKDAQGALELDFIFSKKPDKFWHFPVHTVSQSERAYSLSYQSLCIFPIWNIKLGAGEEFEFSIRLIVV, encoded by the coding sequence ATGAATAAAGTTTATTTTGCTTTAGGTCTGCATTTTCACCAGCCTGTTGGGAATTTTAGTGAGATCTTGGAGCGGGCGTATGAGAAGTGTTATAAGCCATTTCTGGAGGTCTATTCTAAGTATCCTAATATAAAGATGTCCCTGCATCTCTCTGGTAATCTCCTGGATTATTTTGAGAAAGCGCATCCTGAGTTTTTGGATAAGGTCAAAGCTCTTATTGATCGCGGTCAGGTGGAGATCATGGGAGGAGGATATTACGAGCCTATACTACAGGCAATACCGCAGAAGGATAGGGTTGGCCAGATAGAGATGCTTTCAAGGTATTTTGAGAATAGATTTGGAAAAAGGCCAACTGGCTTGTGGGTGCCGGAAAGGGTATGGTCTCCTGAGATAATACCAGATCTAGCTAAGTGCAACATGAAGTATGCTGTTTTAGATGACGCGCATCTAATAAAAGCAGGCGTTAGCGAGGATGATTTATACGGGTATTTCATGACTCAGGACAAGGATACAAAGATCGCTATATTTCCTTCAGACAAGGCTCTTCGTTACATAATACCTTTCAGGCCGCCCCGCGATACAATAGATTACTTCAGGGACATTGCAAGGAAAAAGACTGCACCGCTATTCATCTATGGGGATGATGCTGAGAAATTCGGGGAATGGCCTTATACGCATGACTGGGTGTATAAAAAAGGCTGGCTGGATAGTTTTTTTAAAAGCCTTACCAGGAATCAACAGTGGATAGAGACGATCAGGTTTTCTGATTACTTGTCGCTATTCCAGCCCCTAAAAGAGCTCCATGTCCCAGAGGCATCTTATGAGGAGATGATGGAGTGGGCAAATGGATCGTGGATGAATTATTTAGAGCGCTATCCTGAGTCAAATCAGATGCACAAGCGAATGACGCTTATAAGCGAGAGGGTCACAGGCCTGGTTAATAGCCCGCACTTTGAAGCTAACAGGAATAAGGTTATAGAGGCGAGAAGGGAATTATATAAAGGCCAGACTAATTGCCCGTACTGGCACGGTGTATTTGGTGGGATCTACATGCATCATTTAAGGGGCGCAGTGTACGAGCATCTTATAAATGCGGACAGGATCTGCGACGAAGTAGAGGAAACATATCAAAATGGCTCTGTCAATACAAGGGATATTGATTTTTACAATGATGGCAATAGCACTGTGATCTGCGAGAACAAGGATTTTTTTCTATGCATAGATCCTGCGAGCGGAGGCGTTATAAGGGAACTGGACTATAAGCCAAGGTCAGTTAATTTTGTAAATACGCTTGCAAGACGTAAAGAATCTTATCATACGAAGATTTTGGAAAGGATCAATAATAAGGTCACTGAGCCGCTCGCGATCCAAGAGGCTATTAAGAAGGTGGATCCCAGGATCAAGAAGGGGATTTTTTATGATAAGTTCAAGAGGGCGTGCCTGGTGGATCATTTTATAGATAAGGATCTGGAGAAGAATGATTTTGCGGATTGTAATTATGCTGATGATGGAGATTTTGCAGAGGGCCGCTATAATGTTGCGGAAGAAGAAGGCAGAGTTCTTTTGTCGCGCACAGGAAAACTCGGAGATAAATCAATAGAGGTTATGAAGGCGGTTTCTCTTTCGTCTGCTAAAGAAGTGGGGATTGTTTACACTTTGAAGAATAAGAGTAGCTCTAGAATCAATACATGTTTTGGCACAGAGCTAAACATAGCTATGCCCGGCGGCGAGACTGATAAGTTCGTAAGATCCGGCAATGCGTTTTCTGTAAAGGATGCGCAAGGCGCGCTGGAGCTTGATTTTATATTTTCCAAAAAGCCAGACAAGTTCTGGCACTTTCCAGTCCACACAGTCTCCCAATCAGAACGCGCGTACAGCCTGAGCTACCAGTCCCTGTGCATTTTCCCGATCTGGAACATAAAACTAGGCGCAGGAGAAGAAT